From Toxorhynchites rutilus septentrionalis strain SRP chromosome 2, ASM2978413v1, whole genome shotgun sequence, a single genomic window includes:
- the LOC129771011 gene encoding transmembrane protease serine 9-like produces MFAANAAQIFAFLLLLVATFDSLRASSDSCTLLFQPIRCGVPRLQPGAALPSRPSEAVRREFPWHVALYCEEGGKFAYCCGGSLITARFVLTAAHCVVNPNNGYRMTARRLKVRLGMHELDQEQDECTEELGLREIRMHDQYRSGGHKHDIALLELDRRVIFTERVLPVCLDLSEDERIDFYRLHGKIPGWGYTEYDSVSKWLRMTELPLVNYTCCLESNPEVFSHSLHDGMFCAGYTNGTVVCNGDSGGGLVSYSRNRWVLRGIVSFTALRQGEHTLCDTSGYAGFTKVRYYRDWIKGILRGDDLEEFSTSSEEEKPLFDCGKRKINKRSLIVNGARSYSGDWPWHVAVYEFLERQKNYLCGATLISDQFAITAAHCVQESDSNPRRGTIVVQLGQNDLFESSANMREVRVGKITPHTQWDSFGKANDIALLELTTNVQFNDYIQPACLPKGSDAAESNLLGTVGTIVGWGFENRMSSATTNTLQETRLSIVEPSMCVSSASQANGVICLRSIGGSNACTGDSGGGMFIEENGVWTVRGVIPKLEEENGFCNPSGFLKIASTSNSIKWIRSEMILGTGKIREKELMTLQAANYNDMGNKNSLESSDSREVTSNSSNTKSITTTTVAIIIGATVVVTVGIITLLRKAMKWSAEPGGTNQECSRDGNVFHQRSEGHPVVQIVLKSSTPTDASSSSSPSLVT; encoded by the exons ATGTTTGCCGCGAACGCAGCTCAGATATTCGCGTTTCTGCTCCTGCTGGTTGCCACTTTCGACAGCCTGCGGGCCAGCTCTGATAGCTGCACTCTGCTGTTTCAACCGATCCGATGTGGCGTTCCAAGGTTGCAACCGGGTGCCGCCTTGCCATCCCGTCCGTCGGAGGCGGTTCGGAGAGAGTTCCCGTGGCACGTGGCCTTGTATTGTGAGGAGGGTGGCAAGTTTGCGTATTGCTGCGGGGGATCGCTTATAACGGCGCGATTCGTTCTCACGGCAGCACACTGTGTGGTCAATCCGAACAATGGGTACAGGATGACGGCTCGAAGGCTCAAGGTGCGATTGGGGATGCACGAGTTGGACCAAGAACAGGACGAATGTACCGAGGAGTTAGGATTGAGGGAGATACGGATGCACGATCAGTACCGTTCGGGAGGACACAAACATGATATTGCGCTGCTGGAATTGGATCGACGGGTGATATTTACGGAGCGAGTGTTGCCAGTTTGTTTAGATTTGAGCGAAGATGAGAGGATTGATTTCTATCGCCTGCATGGAAAGATTCCTGGCTGGGGATATACGGAGTACGATTCCGTCTCAAAGTGGCTCCGAATGACGGAGTTGCCGTTGGTGAACTATACCTGCTGTTTAGAAAGCAATCCGGAGGTGTTTTCACACAGCCTTCACGATGGAATGTTTTGCGCTGGATATACGAACGGAACAGTTGTTTGCAACGGAGACTCGGGTGGCGGATTGGTGTCGTACAGTCGGAATCGGTGGGTGCTTCGGGGGATTGTTTCATTCACTGCTCTTCGTCAGGGCGAACACACGTTATGTGATACGTCAGGGTATGCTGGATTTACGAAAGTTCGCTACTATCGCGATTGGATTAAAGGTATCCTTCGAGGAGATGATCTGGAAGAATTCAGTACATCTTCGGAAGAGGAGAAACCACTCTTCGATTGTGGTAAGAGAAAAATCAATAAGCGCAGCTTGATTGTTAACGGAGCCCGCAGCTATTCCGGTGATTGGCCTTGGCATGTGGCGGTCTACGAGTTCTTGGAACGCCAAAAGAATTATCTTTGTGGTGCAACGCTTATCAGTGATCAGTTCGCAATAACGGCCGCGCACTGTGTGCAGGAGTCGGATTCAAACCCTCGGAGAGGTACAATTGTTGTCCAGCTGGGACAAAACGATTTGTTCGAAAGTTCTGCTAATATGAGGGAAGTTCGCGTGGGGAAAATCACTCCCCACACACAGTGGGATTCGTTTGGCAAGGCCAACGACATTGCTCTGTTGGAGTTAACGACCAACGTGCAGTTCAACGATTACATCCAGCCAGCTTGTCTACCCAAGGGGAGTGACGCTGCCGAATCGAATTTATTGGGAACGGTCGGTACCATCGTAGGCTGGGGCTTTGAAAATCGGATGTCCTCTGCGACGACCAACACACTGCAGGAAACTAGACTGTCCATAGTTGAACCTTCGATGTGTGTATCTAGCGCAAGTCAGGCgaatggcgtcatttgtttgaGATCAATTGGTG GAAGCAATGCATGCACCGGAGACTCTGGCGGTGGAATGTTCATCGAGGAGAATGGCGTTTGGACAGTGCGAGGAGTGATTCCCAAACTGGAGGAAGAGAACGGCTTTTGTAATCCATCTGGGTTTCTAAAAATCGCCAGTACATCTAATTCCATCAAATGGATTAGGAGTGAG atGATTCTTGGGACAGGCAAAATTCGCGAGAAAGAACTGATGACGCTGCAAGCTGCTAATTATAATGACATGGGTAATAAGAATTCTCTGGAATCTTCGGATTCCCGCGAGGTAACGTCAAATTCAAGTAACACCAAATCCATCACCACTACCACCGTCGCCATCATAATTGGGGCTACCGTTGTGGTAACAGTAGGCATTATAACACTCCTCCGGAAAGCGATGAAGTGGTCTGCAGAGCCTGGCGGAACCAATCAAGAATGTAGTCGAGATGGAAATGTGTTTCATCAGAGATCTGAAGGACACCCTGTTGTCCAGATTGTTCTGAAGTCGAGCACACCAACAGACGCATCATCCTCGTCTAGTCCAAGTTTAGTGACATAA